The following are from one region of the Aspergillus chevalieri M1 DNA, chromosome 1, nearly complete sequence genome:
- the RPS8A gene encoding 40S ribosomal protein eS8 (COG:J;~EggNog:ENOG410PI2H;~InterPro:IPR001047,IPR022309;~PFAM:PF01201;~go_component: GO:0005840 - ribosome [Evidence IEA];~go_function: GO:0003735 - structural constituent of ribosome [Evidence IEA];~go_process: GO:0006412 - translation [Evidence IEA]) has product MGISRDSRHKRSATGAKRAFYRKKRAFDKGRQPSNTRLGNKRIHLVRTRGGNQKFRALRLDSGNFSWGSEGISRKTRVIGVVYHPSNNELIRTNTLTKSAIVQIDAAPFRQWYEAHYGQPIGRRRQAKTETTEEKKSNSVQKKQAARFADHGKVEPTIERQFESSRLYAVVASRPGQSGRCDGYILEGEELAFYQRAIRK; this is encoded by the exons ATGGGTATTTCTCGCGACTCGCGTCACAAGCGCTCGGCCACCGGTGCGAAGCGCGCCTTCTACCGCAAGAAGAG AGCGTTCGACAAGGGTCGCCAGCCCTCCAACACCCGTCTTGGTAACAAGAGAATCCACCTTGTCCGCACCCGTGGTGGTAACCAGAAGTTCCGTGCCCTCCGTCTCGACTCCGGTAACTTCTCGTGGGGATCTGAGGGCATCTCCCGCAAGACCCGTGTCATTGGTGTCGTGTACCACCCTTCGAACAACGAATTGATCCGTACCAACACCCTCACCAAGTCGGCTATCGTCCAGATTGACGCCGCCCCCTTCAGACAATGGTACGAGGCTCACTACGGCCAGCCCATCGGCCGGAGACGCCAGGCCAAGACTGAGACCAccgaggagaagaagagcaacaGTGTCCAGAAGAAGCAGGCTGCTCGCTTCGCTGACCATGGCAAGGTCGAGCCCACCATCGAGAGACAGTTCGAGTCCAGCCGTCTGTACGCCGTTGTTGCCTCGCGCCCCGGCCAGAGCGGTCGCTGCGACGGATACATCCTGGAGGGTGAGGAGCTTGCTTTCTACCAGCGTGCGATCAGAAAGTAA
- a CDS encoding uncharacterized protein (COG:S;~EggNog:ENOG410PFV0;~InterPro:IPR036864,IPR007219,IPR001138;~PFAM:PF00172,PF04082;~TransMembrane:1 (o420-439i);~go_function: GO:0000981 - DNA-binding transcription factor activity, RNA polymerase II-specific [Evidence IEA];~go_function: GO:0003677 - DNA binding [Evidence IEA];~go_function: GO:0008270 - zinc ion binding [Evidence IEA];~go_process: GO:0006351 - transcription, DNA-templated [Evidence IEA];~go_process: GO:0006355 - regulation of transcription, DNA-templated [Evidence IEA]), whose amino-acid sequence METPDHSQSNKSTRPYRSRLQPACHSCRKRKSRCKTTDSSSACVTCQLHGTECVYPRVTDEIPQRSRTPRTLAAKARQDGGNRPASTRTSQIRRTASSSNYSPQLFQPLPDTEIHTTNTAVRPSETLGSSKETGQGGLFSNFMGIVAETGDDSSHIVSPAVANDNDVLESYLSTIPGARRRCLIRPSFDSGRAIKPVLFNTVSRRPLGMNTKQTLAATKCEYIEKYLEPGVADVVDLFFQNANICFPIFDEASFRNAYRTHKEKISPALLCNLYANALIYWDNSPRLRSVRSPDIRFIWNQANEALHSELWLCPGISTVMAIILNVCGRPSTSIFGNGGMIGTAVALCNALGLNRDPSNWNISPLEKRFRIRIWWLVNVHDSWCSLAYGTPPQINSAQHDVPFPRLEDLCEASFTSERKAAASIFIALTTLTAVLGRYLEHIYQVSKTNLPYPPEMQSTTYFEHILSKWEESLPDDIRRLVLRGTHLNAPGAANFRLAYLAVKLLLRRIQLDLDTKDAAVHVEEDATTSQFYLQAQRAAEDIVHLIQELDESHFRGFWIPVNAFSLTSATTFLLRSGLRMGTSTLSSRNAPLRIAREMINTLHSHRLHFSWDLADHCLASCSELVEKISSVEAGGDGLGDMGILDFENQVDVDLSALEDFLDGFPGFVDGLEMPMPL is encoded by the exons ATGGAGACACCAGACCATAGTCAGTCAAATAAAAGTACGAGACCATACCGTTCGCGACTACAGCCAGCCTGCCACTCCTGCCGAAAACGCAAATCCCGATGCAAGACCACGGACTCCTCGAGCGCATGTGTTACATGCCAATTGCACGGGACGGAATGTGTCTATCCTCGGGTAACAGATGAGATTCCACAGCGGAGTCGTACACCGCGGACGTTGGCGGCCAAGGCGAGGCAGGATGGCGGTAATCGGCCAGCATCAACCCGGACCAGCCAGATACGGAGGACAGCTTCGAGCTCCAATTACAGTCCACAGCTGTTCCAACCACTTCCGGATACAGAAATTCACACTACTAATACGGCAGTAAGGCCTTCAGAGACATTAGGATCTTCTAAAGAGACCGGACAAGGCGGCCTATTCTCCAACTTCATGGGCATCGTGGCCGAGACCGGGGATGATAGCTCTCACATCGTCAGCCCGGCAGTCGCAAATGACAACGATGTTCTGGAAAGCTATCTATCTACAATACCCGGTGCTCGTAGGCGATGTCTGATCCGGCCTAGCTTCGACTCCGGAAGAGCTATCAAGCCGGTACTTTTCAATACCGTCTCGAGACGACCGCTAGGTATGAACACGAAGCAAACCCTAGCGGCAACGAAGTGCGAATATATTGAGAAATATCTCGAGCCGGGGGTGGCAGATGTTGTTGACTT GTTCTTCCAGAATGCAAACATATGTTTCCCGATATTCGACGAAGCATCCTTTCGAAACGCCTACCGCACGCATAAAGAAAAAATCTCACCAGCACTCCTTTGCAATCTATACGCCAATGCGTTAATCTACTGGGACAACTCACCCAGACTGCGCTCCGTTCGCTCACCTGATATCCGCTTCATCTGGAACCAAGCCAACGAGGCCCTCCATTCAGAGCTGTGGTTGTGCCCGGGGATATCAACAGTCATGGCAATTATCCTTAATGTCTGCGGCAGACCGAGTACCTCGATTTTTGGTAATGGAGGAATGATCGGGACGGCGGTTGCTTTGTGCAATGCATTGGGTCTCAACCGTGACCCTTCGAACTGGAATATATCACCGCTAGAGAAGAGGTTTCGGATCCGAATTTGGTGGTTGGTTAATGTGCATGACTCTTG GTGCAGCTTAGCATATGGAACACCACCCCAAATCAACAGCGCACAACATGACGTCCCCTTCCCACGATTAGAGGACCTCTGTGAGGCCTCTTTCACATCAGAACGAAAAGCAGCAGCCTCCATATTCATCGCCCTAACGACCTTAACCGCCGTCCTGGGCCGCTACCTCGAACACATCTACCAAGTCTCCAAAACCAACCTCCCATATCCTCCGGAAATGCAATCTACTACATATTTCGAACATATCCTCAGCAAATGGGAAGAATCATTACCAGATGACATCCGCAGACTAGTCCTCCGCGGCACACATCTAAATGCACCAGGAGCAGCAAATTTCCGACTAGCTTATCTAGCAGTGAAGCTTCTCCTTCGACGCATCCAGCTTGACCTCGATACAAAAGACGCTGCCGTTCACGTTGAAGAAGACGCAACCACATCGCAATTTTATCTACAAGCCCAGCGAGCAGCTGAGGATATCGTACATCTAATCCAGGAACTAGACGAATCTCATTTCCGGGGGTTCTGGATCCCCGTTAATGCATTCTCGCTAACCTCAGCCACGACGTTTCTGCTACGCAGTGGTCTGCGAATGGGGACTTCCACGTTAAGCAGTCGTAACGCACCCCTAAGGATAGCCAGGGAGATGATCAACACACTACATTCCCATCGATTACATTTTTCGTGGGACCTTGCGGACCACTGTCTTGCTAGTTGTAGTGAATTGGTGGAGAAGATTAGTTCCGTTGAGGCAGGGGGTGATGGATTGGGGGATATGGGAATTTTGGACTTTGAGAATCAGGTTGATGTGGATTTATCGGCGTTGGAGGATTTTTTGGATGGGTTCCCGGGTTTTGTGGATGGGCTTGAGATGCCGATGCCTCTTTGA
- a CDS encoding aspartate aminotransferase family protein (COG:E;~EggNog:ENOG410PHSD;~InterPro:IPR005814,IPR015424,IPR015421,IPR015422;~PFAM:PF00202;~go_function: GO:0003824 - catalytic activity [Evidence IEA];~go_function: GO:0008483 - transaminase activity [Evidence IEA];~go_function: GO:0030170 - pyridoxal phosphate binding [Evidence IEA]), whose amino-acid sequence MASSDATTFFSRADKYLMSTGVPYSPVIITKAKGTRLYDANNRQILDFTSGQMSSLLGHSHPEIVEIIQKHAAELDHLLSNMITHPVVDLAERLARFLPAPLEKSFFLNTGSESIEAAIKMAKCYTGNFEIVAFAASYHGLTQGAGSATYSAGRRKGGPAMPGQLAFPAPYAYRSPFRKSDGSYDWETELEFGWSMIDRQSVGSLAAFIMEPILSTGGVLDFPAGYLQRMSLECKKRDMLLIMDEAQTGVGRTGRLFAFEHDDVVPDILALSKTLGCGLPLACVSTTTEIERGCKEAGFLWLTTHLNDPLTAAVGNKVLEIVERDHICERAIDRGDQLRRGLLKLQEKYWCIGDVRGRGLLQGIEIISDPQTKAPGPELGQAVSEQAMARGLSCNIVNLPGMGGVFRLAPPVTVSAEEIEEGLRILDEAFVHVLSETTA is encoded by the coding sequence ATGGCCTCATCAGACGCTACTACATTCTTCTCCAGAGCAGATAAATACCTAATGAGCACTGGTGTTCCCTACTCCCCTGTGATAATCACCAAGGCCAAAGGAACCCGCCTCTACGATGCCAACAATCGCCAAATCCTCGACTTTACATCGGGCCAAATGAGCTCTCTCCTAGGCCATTCCCATCCCGAAATCGTCGAAATCATCCAGAAGCATGCTGCAGAGCTCGACCATCTGCTCAGCAACATGATAACGCACCCTGTCGTGGACCTAGCGGAACGACTCGCTCGCTTCCTTCCGGCACCGCTTGAAAAATCTTTCTTCCTCAACACGGGGTCTGAGTCTATAGAAGCAGCTATCAAGATGGCTAAATGCTATACCGGTAATTTTGAGATCGTTGCATTTGCAGCCAGTTACCATGGCCTAACACAAGGCGCCGGGTCTGCGACCTACTCCGCCGGTCGAAGAAAAGGTGGGCCCGCCATGCCAGGCCAGCTCGCCTTCCCAGCACCTTATGCGTACCGCTCTCCATTCCGGAAGTCAGACGGCTCTTACGACTGGGAAACAGAGCTAGAATTTGGCTGGTCGATGATTGACAGACAAAGCGTGGGGTCACTGGCTGCATTTATCATGGAGCCTATTCTCTCCACTGGCGGTGTCCTGGACTTCCCAGCGGGATATCTGCAGCGCATGAGCCTTGAATGCAAGAAGCGCGATATGCTTCTTATCATGGACGAAGCGCAAACCGGGGTCGGTCGTACGGGACGCTTGTTCGCGTTTGAGCACGATGACGTTGTCCCGGATATTCTTGCCCTCTCTAAGACCCTGGGATGTGGTCTTCCGCTTGCTTGTGTCAGTACTACCACAGAGATCGAACGTGGTTGCAAGGAGGCTGGGTTTCTATGGCTCACGACGCATCTCAACGATCCCTTGACCGCGGCGGTGGGAAACAAAGTCCTCGAAATCGTGGAGCGGGATCATATCTGCGAACGCGCTATAGATCGCGGGGACCAGTTACGTCGTGGTCTCTTGAAGCTTCAGGAGAAGTACTGGTGTATTGGCGACGTGCGTGGTCGGGGTCTGTTGCAAGGTATCGAGATCATCTCTGATCCCCAGACCAAGGCTCCCGGACCAGAGCTTGGACAGGCGGTTTCAGAACAGGCGATGGCAAGGGGACTGTCCTGTAATATTGTCAATTTGCCTGGTATGGGTGGTGTTTTTCGTCTGGCGCCGCCAGTTACTGTTTCTgcggaggagattgaggaggGCCTGAGGATACTAGATGAAGCTTTTGTACATGTTCTTAGTGAAACGACTGCCTAG
- a CDS encoding metallophosphatase domain-containing protein (COG:S;~EggNog:ENOG410PNNZ;~InterPro:IPR004843,IPR029052;~PFAM:PF00149;~go_function: GO:0016787 - hydrolase activity [Evidence IEA]): MLNLHSRLPLLTRQTTPINKLPHIHPPHYRYQPYRYHYQPTTTPPTPSYSNDQRNITTMTPQTRKTRILLLSDTHTSPPTPSQSTTSSAYRSPLPKADVLLHAGDITKVGYKREHEEMLAMLKDADAELKIVIAGNHDITLDEEYYNKVGYLRHKRKLGYTAALDSKEGGDGQLENCAEIKALYTNPHAVAAGIRYLEEGLYTFTLSNGARFTVYASPYTPEFCQWAFPYERHIDRYNPQSSVSVGQFGVQAPNPVPSYPGVDIMLTHGPPYGIYDEVVPSGSYVGCEHLLKATTRAKPRLHVFGHIHEAYGGGRMDWETKKMEGIRGDPEDMLEQRCLYVDASEGGGKGLRFGEETLFVNASVVTIRYHAVNAPWLVDLDLPVEGQ; encoded by the coding sequence ATGCTGAATCTTCACTCCAGGCTACCTCTGCTCACCAGGCAAACTACTCCTATAAATAAACTACCCCACATACACCCACCCCATTATCGCTATCAGCCATATCGATACCACTATCAGCCAACGACAACACCACCGACACCTTCCTACTCCAACGACCAAAGAAACATAACCACGATGACTCCTCAAACGAGAAAGACCcgcatcctcctcctctccgaCACCCATACCAGCCCCCCGACCCCCTCACAGTCAACCACATCCTCCGCCTACCGCTCCCCGCTTCCGAAAGCCGACGTCCTCCTCCACGCCGGCGACATCACCAAAGTCGGCTACAAACGTGAACACGAAGAAATGCTGGCGATGCTCAAAGACGCAGACGCGGAGCTAAAAATTGTTATCGCAGGGAATCACGATATCACGCTTGACGAGGAATACTACAATAAAGTCGGGTATTTGAGACACAAGCGGAAGTTGGGGTATACAGCGGCGCTGGACAGTAAAGAGGGAGGGGATGGACAACTTGAGAACTGCGCCGAGATCAAAGCCCTCTACACAAATCCCCACGCAGTCGCCGCCGGAATCAGATATTTAGAAGAAGGCCTGTACACATTCACATTGTCCAACGGCGCGCGCTTCACGGTCTATGCGTCACCCTACACCCCCGAATTTTGCCAATGGGCGTTTCCCTACGAGCGCCATATCGACCGGTACAATCCCCAGTCATCTGTGTCTGTTGGACAATTTGGTGTCCAAGCGCCGAATCCTGTGCCCAGTTATCCGGGGGTGGATATCATGCTTACGCACGGCCCGCCATATGGGATTTACGATGAGGTGGTTCCGAGTGGGAGTTATGTTGGTTGTGAGCACTTGTTGAAGGCGACAACGCGCGCGAAGCCTAGGTTGCATGTGTTTGGGCATATTCATGAAGCGTATGGGGGTGGGAGGATGGATTGGGAAacgaagaagatggaggggATTCGGGGCGATCCAGAGGATATGCTGGAGCAGAGGTGCTTATATGTTGATGCTAGCGAGGGTGGGGGGAAGGGATTGAGGTTTGGGGAGGAGACGTTGTTTGTAAATGCAAGTGTGGTAACGATTAGGTATCATGCGGTTAATGCGCCTTGGTTagtggatttggatttgccggttGAGGGGCAATAA